In Macrobrachium nipponense isolate FS-2020 chromosome 15, ASM1510439v2, whole genome shotgun sequence, a single genomic region encodes these proteins:
- the LOC135226673 gene encoding uncharacterized protein LOC135226673, with the protein MESLMTRALGMLWDLKEDSFKFSIELKDNPFTRRGLLSTISSLYDPLGLLSPIIFPAKKLLQELCQIESLDWDERIPDEPAERWQHWIQGLHLLEQLSIPRCFKSSGFGNMIGSSLVLFSDASTVGYGVAAYLVLHDGNQVQSNLVMGKSRVSPKKVVTIPRLELTAATVSVKVAQHILKELEFTVGKVVYYTDSTTVLHYIHSNTKRFPVFVANRVRVIRDYSQPEQWRFVNSSDNPADVASRGISVHHFLQYDEWFHGPSFIASDYLPSQEYVYADCVGGKSEHVSAVTISEEHHGFTRLIEYFSSWSRLQKAVSVFQQLKSILRGKRKGCVTTDAERAIIMYVQREVFGDEVKALSRELSVGKSSPIYKLDPFLDSEDGLLKVGGRIRRSDIPQSAKHPILLPKKHHVTTLLIRHEHELLAHSGRNHVLSNLRQKYWIINANATVRNVLFHCVTCRKLKEPALSQKMADLPADRLEPSPPFSNVGIDLFGPYYIKEGRKELKRYGVIFTCLVSRSIHIETANTLQSDSFINALRRFVSRRGHPKVIRCDNGTNFHGAEREIKAAS; encoded by the coding sequence ATGGAGAGTTTAATGACAAGAGCCTTAGGAATGTTATGGGACCTTAAAGAAGACTCATTCAAGTTCTCAATTGAGCTCAAGGATAATCCATTCACCAGAAGAGGATTGTTATCAACTATCTCATCATTATATGATCcccttgggttgctttctccaaTCATCTttccagccaagaaactgttaCAAGAATTGTGTCAAATTGAGAGTCTGGACTGGGATGAGAGGATTCCAGATGAGCCAGCTGAAAGGTGGCAACATTGGATACAAGGTCTTCATTTACTGGAGCAGCTTTCAATACCAAGATGCTTCAAGTCAAGTGGTTTTGGTAATATGATAGGTTCAAGTCTTGTATTATTCAGCGATGCAAGTACAGTTGGTTATGGTGTTGCAGCATATCTTGTTCTTCACGATGGAAACCAAGTTCAGTCAAATCTTGTCATGGGAAAATCAAGAGTATCTCCCAAAAAGGTGGTGACTATACCTAGGTTAGAACTTACAGCTGCAACTGTGTCTGTCAAGGTTGCTCAACAcatcctgaaggagttggagttcACTGTTGGCAAGGTAGTGTACTACACAGATTCAACAACAGTCCTTCACTATATTCATAGCAACACTAAAAGGTTCCCTGTTTTTGTAGCCAACAGAGTCAGGGTTATAAGGGACTACTCCCAGCCTGAGCAATGGAGATTTGTAAACTCCAGTGATAACCCTGCTGATGTGGCATCAAGAGGTATTAGTGTACATCATTTTTTGCAGTATGACGAATGGTTTCATGGCCCATCATTTATTGCATCTGATTATTTGCCTTCACAGGAGTATGTGTATGCAGATTGTGTTGGTGGTAAGAGTGAACATGTGTCTGCGGTCACAATTTCTGAAGAACATCATGGGTTTACAAGATTGATTGAATATTTCTCTTCATGGTCAAGGTTACAAAAGGCAGTTTCTGTATTTCAACAACTAAAGTCAATCCTTCGTGGTAAAAGGAAAGGTTGTGTAACCACTGATGCTGAAAGGGCAATCATAATGTATGTTCAACGGGAGGTGTTTGGTGATGAAGTGAAGGCTTTATCAAGGGAATTGTCAGTTGGCAAGAGTAGTCCAATATATAAGCTTGATCCCTTTCTTGATTCTGAGGATGGCTTATTGAAGGTTGGAGGTAGGATAAGAAGGTCTGACATTCCACAGTCTGCCAAACATCCCATACTGTTACCAAAGAAGCATCATGTGACTACATTGTTGATACGACATGAGCATGAATTATTAGCTCATTCAGGTAGAAACCATGTTCTCTCAAATCTAAGGCAGAAGTATTGGATCATCAATGCTAATGCAACTGTCAGGAATGTGTTATTTCATTGTGTTACTTGCAGGAAGTTGAAAGAACCAGCTTTGAGTCAAAAGATGGCTGATCTTCCAGCAGACAGATTGGAACCTTCACCACCATTCAGTAATGTTGGTATTGACCTCTTTGGACCCTATTAcatcaaggaaggaagaaaggagttaAAGAGGTATGGTGTGATATTTACCTGCTTGGTTAGTAGGTCAATTCATATTGAAACTGCAAACACTTTACAATCTGACTCTTTCATAAATGCTTTGCGAAGATTTGTTTCTCGAAGAGGTCATCCCAAGGTTATCAGGTGTGATAATGGAACTAACTTCCATGGGGCTGAGAGAGAAATTAAGGCAGCCTCTTGA
- the LOC135226856 gene encoding pro-resilin-like: MNSKIILVVLGLAALVAADSRESFEYAPRRGSSEESYESSEAKYSFNWAVDHDPSSNEFGHQETRDGDDTQGSYYVELPDGRLQTVKYFVDGDSGYVAEVNYEGSASAESGSAESFERPRYRYDSNESK; this comes from the exons ATGAActcaaag ATCATTCTAGTCGTCTTGGGCCTGGCTGCCCTCGTAGCAGCTGACAGCAGGGAGTCCTTCGAATACGCTCCACGAAGG gGATCCTCCGAGGAGTCCTACGAATCCAGTGAAGCTAAATACAGCTTCAACTGGGCTGTCGACCACGACCCTTCCAGCAATGAATTCGGACACCAGGAAACCCGTGACGGAGACGACACTCAGGGATCCTACTACGTCGAGCTCCCCGACGGTCGCCTGCAGACTGTCAAGTATTTCGTCGACGGAGACTCAGGCTACGTGGCTGAGGTCAACTACGAAGGAAGCGCCTCAGCCGAGTCAGGCTCCGCTGAGTCCTTTGAGAGGCCAAGATACCGCTACGACTCCAACGAGTCCAAATAG
- the LOC135194876 gene encoding pro-resilin-like, with translation MNTKVILVVLGLAALVAADSRESFEYAPRRGSSEESYESSEAKYSFNWAVDHDPSSNEFGHQETRDGDDTQGSYYVELPDGRLQTVKYFVDGDSGYVAEVNYEGSASAESGSAESFERPRYRYDSNESK, from the exons ATGAAcacaaag GTCATTCTCGTCGTCTTGGGCCTGGCTGCCCTCGTAGCAGCTGACAGCAGGGAGTCCTTCGAATACGCTCCACGAAGG GGATCCTCCGAGGAGTCCTACGAATCCAGTGAAGCTAAATACAGCTTCAACTGGGCTGTCGACCACGACCCTTCCAGCAATGAATTCGGACACCAGGAAACCCGTGACGGAGACGACACTCAGGGATCCTACTACGTCGAGCTCCCCGACGGTCGCCTGCAGACTGTCAAGTATTTCGTCGACGGAGACTCAGGCTACGTGGCTGAGGTCAACTACGAAGGAAGCGCCTCAGCCGAGTCAGGCTCCGCTGAGTCCTTTGAGAGGCCAAGATACCGCTACGACTCCAACGAGTCCAAATAG